A section of the Streptomyces sp. CG1 genome encodes:
- a CDS encoding response regulator yields MREPGKIRVFLLDDHEVVRRGVHEMLSVEPDIEVVGEAGTAADALVRIPATRPDVAVLDVRLPDGSGVEVCREVRSKDETVQCLMLTSFADDEALFDAIMAGASGYVLKAIRGNELLQAVRDVAAGKSLLDPVATARVLERLRDGGGARTDDRLARLTEQERKILELIGEGLTNRQIGERLHLAEKTIKNYVSSLLSKLGMQRRSQAAAYVARMQAEKSGGNGNL; encoded by the coding sequence GTGCGCGAACCGGGAAAAATCAGGGTATTTCTTCTCGACGATCATGAGGTGGTCCGTCGAGGCGTCCACGAGATGCTCTCCGTCGAGCCGGACATCGAGGTGGTCGGCGAGGCCGGCACGGCGGCCGACGCGCTGGTGCGCATTCCGGCCACCCGCCCCGACGTGGCGGTGCTGGACGTGCGGCTGCCGGACGGCAGCGGGGTCGAGGTGTGCCGGGAGGTCCGCTCCAAGGACGAGACCGTGCAGTGCCTGATGCTGACCTCGTTCGCGGACGACGAGGCACTGTTCGACGCGATCATGGCGGGTGCCTCGGGGTACGTCCTGAAGGCGATCCGCGGCAATGAACTGCTGCAGGCGGTACGGGATGTGGCCGCCGGGAAGTCCCTGCTGGACCCGGTCGCCACCGCGCGCGTGCTGGAGCGGCTGCGCGACGGCGGCGGCGCGCGGACGGACGACAGGCTCGCGCGGCTCACCGAGCAGGAGCGGAAAATCCTCGAACTGATCGGCGAAGGGCTCACCAACCGGCAGATCGGCGAGCGTTTGCATCTCGCCGAGAAGACGATCAAGAATTACGTTTCGAGTCTGCTTTCCAAACTCGGTATGCAGCGCCGCTCGCAGGCCGCCGCTTATGTCGCCCGTATGCAGGCGGAAAAGAGCGGCGGAAACGGAAATCTTTGA